In Thermoanaerobacterium xylanolyticum LX-11, the genomic window GAAATAGTGGCTTGCTTCATGTATTGCTACAGTTAAGATTATATCAATAAGTTCAATATAAAGACCAGCTAATACAAGAAACAATATAAAAACCCACGTAAATGGGTTTACCTTTATTTTCACATCGTCAATTTTCATTTTTGACATCACTTATTGCTGGATTAAAGTCTATCTTTGATTCAGGATCGACTGGTTTTCCGTTTTCCCATATTTCAAAATGCATCATAGCACTATTGTTGATGCCAGCGCTAACTTTTCCAATCGTCTGACCTTTAAGCACTTTATCTCCGACTTTTACATCTACTTCAGAGAGGTATGCATAGACAGAGCGTATGTCACCATCATGTTTTATTACAACCACTTTTCCCCAGTCAGGATTAGCATTATCCGCTATCATGACTTCTCCATCCAATACAGCAACTACTGGCCTATCGCTGGATACGCTTATGTCAATTCCGTCGTTTTTCACTTCTTTCGAAGTAGAAGAATCTACTTTTGTACCAAATGTAGACACTACAACTCCATCAACAGGTCTTATCATCCCACTACTTACAACTTGAGTTGTAGTACTTTTTGAATCATCTGCTTTATTTGAAAACACTTTTACAACGTCGTCTTTTAACGAAGGTATCCTGCTCATGACAAGTTTAAGCCCTTTTTTAGTATTTTCATAGTTAGAATTATAATTAAGGACTGTTTTTACTTCGTCTACAGTTTTATTTGTAGCTGGAACATTTATGGCTTTAAAAAGCATGACTACGCCTAAAATCAAAAGACAAACTATCAATTGGTTTTCCAAAAGACCAAAATACTTTTTAAAATTACTGATGCGATTTTTTGAATAGCTAACATATTGCCATTTGTTAGGTTTCATAAGATAAACCTCCTTTACTATATTTATATTACATAGAAAGGAGGTTTATGATTTTTTTATTTAACCGCATCTCTCCATTCCAAAAATCCTGCATCTAATCCTTTTATCAGCACTTCCGCGGTAGCCAAATTTGTCGCAAGTGGTATTGAATGAACATCGCAAACCCTTAAAAGTGCCAATATGTCAGGCTCATGTGGCTGTGCCGTTAATGGATCTCTCAAAAATATGACTAAGTCCATGTTGTTTTCTGCAATCATTGCACCAATCTGTTGATCACCACCCATAGGCCCCGGCAAAAACTTATTGACTTTGATGCCAGTAGCTTCCTCTACCAGTTGACCTGTGGCACCTGTAGCATATATGTTGCATTTTTTTAATATTTCTTTGTAGGCAATAGCAAAATCCACCATTATAGATTTTTTCATATCATGCGCAATAAGAGCTATATTCAATCAAATCATCCTCTCATTTAAAAATTGATCTTTCGCCTTCGCATTCCAATATTTAGCAATAGTCCGATGGCAATCATATTAGCAACCAGTGAACTGCCACCATAGCTCATAAAAGGAAGGGGA contains:
- a CDS encoding M23 family metallopeptidase, which produces MKPNKWQYVSYSKNRISNFKKYFGLLENQLIVCLLILGVVMLFKAINVPATNKTVDEVKTVLNYNSNYENTKKGLKLVMSRIPSLKDDVVKVFSNKADDSKSTTTQVVSSGMIRPVDGVVVSTFGTKVDSSTSKEVKNDGIDISVSSDRPVVAVLDGEVMIADNANPDWGKVVVIKHDGDIRSVYAYLSEVDVKVGDKVLKGQTIGKVSAGINNSAMMHFEIWENGKPVDPESKIDFNPAISDVKNEN
- the mgsA gene encoding methylglyoxal synthase codes for the protein MNIALIAHDMKKSIMVDFAIAYKEILKKCNIYATGATGQLVEEATGIKVNKFLPGPMGGDQQIGAMIAENNMDLVIFLRDPLTAQPHEPDILALLRVCDVHSIPLATNLATAEVLIKGLDAGFLEWRDAVK